The genomic stretch TGAAAAAAAGACTAAGTCCTTAAAAAACTAGGGATTTAGTCTTTTTATTTTAGTCACTAATATTAGCAAAATAACCCCTGAAAATACAAAAAACGACCATAATATCCAAAAAATGTTTATTGTTTAGGTTTTTATTGTACTATTTATTCAGGAAGCAACCAACAAACAGGAGGATGAGAAAGTACCATGGTGAATCAATCTGAAGTAATGGAAAATAAACAATCTGTATCACTCTCGACTAACAACCCCATTAGTCTAGTTAGCGCACTATTTAGCCCAGTTAAATTCTTTAGTCAGCTAAAAGTGCAAAGAAAACTGGGGGTTAATATCTTCATTATTTTAGTTTTATATGGAATTATTACATATTTACTTTCTCAACACTTATTAACGAATAATGAAATTGGATCCATGTTGCCAAAAGAACTGCAAAATGGAAAAAGTCAAATGATTATGGTAATTGGAACCACTTTAGTAGGAATATTTCAATTTTTGTTTACCGTCTTAATTTCTACTTTAATTTATAAAATTATCTTATCATTTGCACAGGTTCGAGTAACGTTTAAAGGGCTTTTTCATATCGTGATGGTTGCGCAAATCCCCCTTATTATTGGGAAAGCAATTAACCTATTATTTATTAATGAAAACACTATGGAAATGCCAATTACAAGCTTAGGTTTTACGATACAATCTTTGACTGATTCGGTTTTTATCCTTAATTTCTTCTCTAGTCTTGAAATATTCAGCATTTGGAGTTATTTCATCATTGCCTTAGGTGCTAGCGTATGTATTGGGTTTAGTAAGAAAAAAAGCATGACCCTTGTGTTCTCTACGTGGCTAGTATTTCTTACCATTTCTTCTATGCTATTGAGCTTTTTAAATTAAGAAAAATGCACTGATTGAAGGAGGTGAGAGGGTGGACGTAATCGCTAATTTAGTCGGAGCATTAGGAATCTCCGAGTATTGGGCTACTTTGATTGTGAATGCCATCATGGCTGGAGATACAGTA from Bacillus sp. 1780r2a1 encodes the following:
- a CDS encoding YIP1 family protein — protein: MVNQSEVMENKQSVSLSTNNPISLVSALFSPVKFFSQLKVQRKLGVNIFIILVLYGIITYLLSQHLLTNNEIGSMLPKELQNGKSQMIMVIGTTLVGIFQFLFTVLISTLIYKIILSFAQVRVTFKGLFHIVMVAQIPLIIGKAINLLFINENTMEMPITSLGFTIQSLTDSVFILNFFSSLEIFSIWSYFIIALGASVCIGFSKKKSMTLVFSTWLVFLTISSMLLSFLN